The following proteins come from a genomic window of Blastococcus sp. HT6-30:
- a CDS encoding YfcE family phosphodiesterase: protein MPVSLVFTADTHVPKRARDLPHPLWSAIDAADVVVHAGDWVDVPLLDRFEERSRRLVAVYGNNDHGPLRERLPEVARTEIEGIRFAVVHETGDAKGREARCAARFPDVDVLVFGHSHIPWDTTAPSGLRLLNPGSPTDRRRQPHGTYATAVADAGRLRDVTFHPVPPRR, encoded by the coding sequence GTGCCGGTCTCCTTGGTGTTCACCGCGGACACCCACGTCCCCAAGCGGGCGCGTGATCTACCTCATCCGCTGTGGTCGGCCATCGACGCGGCCGATGTCGTGGTGCACGCCGGCGACTGGGTCGACGTGCCACTGCTCGACCGGTTCGAGGAGCGGTCCCGGCGGCTGGTCGCGGTGTACGGCAACAACGACCACGGACCGCTGCGGGAGCGGCTGCCCGAGGTCGCTCGCACGGAGATCGAGGGCATCCGCTTCGCCGTCGTGCACGAGACCGGGGACGCGAAGGGTCGTGAGGCGCGGTGCGCCGCACGGTTCCCCGATGTCGACGTGCTCGTCTTCGGGCACAGCCACATCCCGTGGGACACGACCGCGCCGTCCGGCCTGCGCCTGCTCAACCCCGGTTCGCCCACGGACCGGCGCAGACAGCCCCACGGCACGTACGCCACCGCCGTCGCGGACGCCGGCCGGCTGCGCGACGTGACCTTCCACCCGGTGCCGCCGCGCCGGTGA
- a CDS encoding putative RNA methyltransferase, which translates to MSAPPLDPRAVALLACPVCAAPFAAGPGDTGLRCAEGHSVDRARQGHLTLLPPGRRPATGDSAEMVADRVAFLAAGHYDAVTAALADAVTAPGVPVTLLDLGGGTGHHLARLLDGLPGAVGVVLDASRYAARRAARAHPRAIAVVADTWARLPVRDGVVDRALVVFAPRNGPEIARVLRPEGRLVVVTPAPDHLGEIIAPLGLLRVDPGKAGRLAATLEPHLVREGAERHRRTLRLDHAAVATLVGMGPHARHLTAAGLAASLARLPADVQVTISVDVTTYRRVP; encoded by the coding sequence GTGAGCGCCCCGCCGCTGGACCCCCGCGCGGTCGCGCTGCTCGCCTGCCCGGTCTGCGCCGCCCCGTTCGCGGCCGGGCCGGGGGACACGGGGCTGCGCTGCGCCGAGGGGCACTCCGTCGACCGTGCCCGGCAGGGCCACCTCACGCTGCTGCCGCCCGGGCGACGCCCGGCGACCGGTGACTCGGCCGAGATGGTCGCCGACCGGGTGGCGTTCCTCGCGGCCGGCCACTACGACGCCGTCACGGCCGCGCTCGCCGACGCGGTGACGGCGCCGGGGGTGCCGGTGACCCTGCTCGACCTCGGTGGCGGCACCGGCCACCACCTGGCCCGGCTGCTCGACGGGCTCCCCGGGGCGGTCGGCGTGGTCCTCGACGCCAGCCGCTACGCGGCCCGCCGGGCGGCGCGGGCGCACCCCCGGGCCATCGCGGTGGTCGCCGACACCTGGGCTCGGCTGCCGGTGCGCGACGGTGTGGTCGACCGGGCGCTGGTCGTCTTCGCCCCGCGCAACGGCCCCGAGATCGCCCGGGTGCTCCGTCCGGAGGGCCGGCTGGTCGTCGTGACCCCGGCGCCGGACCACCTCGGTGAGATCATCGCGCCGCTCGGGCTGCTGCGGGTGGACCCCGGAAAGGCCGGACGGCTGGCCGCAACCCTGGAGCCCCACCTGGTGCGCGAGGGCGCCGAGCGCCACCGCCGCACGCTGCGGCTCGACCACGCTGCGGTGGCGACGCTGGTGGGGATGGGCCCCCATGCACGGCACCTCACGGCCGCCGGGCTGGCGGCGTCGCTGGCGCGGTTGCCGGCCGACGTGCAGGTCACGATCTCCGTCGACGTGACCACCTACCGGCGGGTGCCGTGA
- the ctaD gene encoding cytochrome c oxidase subunit I, with protein sequence MTIAPAPIVSRPSPAHVVDKGSRLSNLLRTTDHKTIGLMYLATSFAFFIGGGLMALLMRGELARPGLQFLSPEQYNQLVTMHGTVMLLMFATPLFFAFSNLIMPLQIGAPDVAFPRLNAFSYWLFLFGSLIAVSGFLTPGGAADFGWYAYTPLSNVVHSPGPGANMWFAGLAVSGLGTILGAVNFITTIVCLRAPGMTLFRMPIFTWNTLVTSILVLFAFPILTAAIMGMLADRNLGALIYSDENGGPMLWQHLFWFFGHPEVYIIALPFFGIVTEIIPVFARKPLFGYKGMVFATMAIGALSLAVWAHHMYATGAVLLPFFAFLTYLIAVPTGIKFFNWIGTMWRGQMTFETPMLFSIGFMITFLLGGLTGVLLASPPLDWHVNDSYFVVAHFHYVVFGTVVFAAYAGIYFWFPKMCGRMMDERLGKLQFWLTFIGFHATFLVQHWLGNEGMPRRYVDYLPTDAFTLLHTVSTIGSFILGAATIPFVYNVVKSWKYGELALRDDPWGHGNSLEWATSSPPPRHNFVEIPRIRSERPAFEAHYPHLVERLHAEAHAGKRHEPYGGVSELVGDTGRRQGENDPDPT encoded by the coding sequence GTGACGATTGCACCGGCGCCCATCGTGAGCCGGCCCAGCCCGGCTCACGTGGTCGACAAGGGCTCGCGGCTCTCGAACCTGCTGCGGACCACCGACCACAAGACCATCGGCCTCATGTACCTGGCCACCTCGTTCGCCTTCTTCATCGGTGGCGGCCTGATGGCCCTGCTGATGCGCGGTGAGCTGGCGCGGCCGGGTCTGCAGTTCCTGTCGCCGGAGCAGTACAACCAGCTCGTCACGATGCACGGCACGGTCATGCTGCTGATGTTCGCGACGCCGCTGTTCTTCGCGTTCTCGAACCTGATCATGCCGCTGCAGATCGGTGCTCCCGACGTCGCCTTCCCGCGGCTGAACGCCTTCTCCTACTGGCTGTTCCTCTTCGGCAGCCTGATCGCGGTCTCGGGCTTCCTGACCCCGGGCGGCGCCGCCGACTTCGGCTGGTACGCCTACACCCCGTTGTCGAACGTGGTGCACTCCCCGGGCCCGGGAGCGAACATGTGGTTCGCCGGCCTGGCGGTCAGCGGTCTGGGCACGATCCTCGGTGCCGTCAACTTCATCACCACGATCGTCTGCCTGCGGGCGCCGGGGATGACGCTGTTCCGGATGCCGATCTTCACCTGGAACACGCTGGTGACCAGCATCCTCGTCCTGTTCGCGTTCCCGATCCTCACCGCGGCGATCATGGGCATGCTGGCTGACCGCAACCTCGGCGCCCTCATCTACTCGGACGAGAACGGTGGGCCCATGCTGTGGCAGCACCTGTTCTGGTTCTTCGGGCACCCCGAGGTCTACATCATCGCCCTGCCGTTCTTCGGCATCGTCACCGAGATCATCCCGGTCTTCGCCCGCAAGCCACTGTTCGGCTACAAGGGCATGGTGTTCGCGACGATGGCGATCGGCGCCCTCTCGCTGGCGGTGTGGGCGCACCACATGTATGCCACCGGCGCGGTGCTGCTGCCGTTCTTCGCCTTCCTGACGTACCTGATCGCCGTGCCGACCGGGATCAAGTTCTTCAACTGGATCGGCACCATGTGGCGCGGTCAGATGACGTTCGAGACGCCGATGCTGTTCTCCATCGGCTTCATGATCACATTCCTCCTCGGTGGCCTGACCGGTGTGCTCCTGGCCAGCCCGCCGCTGGACTGGCACGTCAACGACAGTTACTTCGTCGTCGCCCACTTCCACTACGTCGTCTTCGGCACCGTGGTGTTCGCCGCCTACGCCGGCATCTACTTCTGGTTCCCCAAGATGTGCGGCCGGATGATGGACGAGCGGCTGGGCAAGCTGCAGTTCTGGCTGACCTTCATCGGCTTCCACGCGACGTTCCTCGTCCAGCACTGGCTCGGCAACGAGGGCATGCCCCGCCGGTACGTCGACTACCTGCCCACCGACGCCTTCACGCTGCTGCACACCGTGTCGACGATCGGGTCGTTCATCCTGGGCGCCGCCACCATCCCGTTCGTCTACAACGTGGTGAAGTCCTGGAAGTACGGTGAGCTCGCCCTGCGCGACGACCCGTGGGGCCACGGCAACAGCCTCGAGTGGGCCACCTCCTCCCCGCCGCCGCGGCACAACTTCGTGGAGATCCCGCGGATCCGCTCGGAGCGCCCGGCGTTCGAGGCGCACTACCCGCACCTGGTCGAGCGGCTGCACGCCGAGGCGCACGCCGGTAAGCGGCACGAGCCGTACGGCGGTGTCAGCGAGCTGGTCGGCGACACCGGCCGGCGTCAGGGCGAGAACGACCCCGACCCGACCTGA
- the serB gene encoding phosphoserine phosphatase SerB encodes MPLDAPLRQLPDTPAPQAVLTITGADRPGVTARLFSALAGTGGDVPAVEVLDVEQVVVHGHLVLGVVVGALPGDGAPVVDQAEFLASLRRTADVVAAAVGVDVTVEPASGPAAVGPDAGRPHHVIVLGRPVPPQAVAGAAQAVAGIGGNIDAIRRLSDYPVTSFELTVSGAEATALRTALASVAASTGADIAVEQVGLARRSKRLIVLDVDSTLVRGEVIDELAARAGRAAEVARITAAAMNGELDFAESLRARVAVLAGLPEEVLDEVRQHLVLTPGARTLIRTLQRLGFRCGIVSGGFTQITDPLAESLGLDFAAANTLEVVDGRLTGGLVGEIVDRPGKARALTRFAAQYGIPLDQTVAVGDGANDLDMLNTAGLGIAFNAKPFVREQAHTALNQPYLDAVLQVLGFTRDEVLDAV; translated from the coding sequence GTGCCGCTCGATGCCCCGCTGCGCCAGCTCCCGGACACCCCTGCACCGCAGGCGGTGCTCACCATCACGGGCGCCGACCGGCCCGGCGTCACCGCCCGGCTGTTCTCCGCCCTGGCCGGCACGGGCGGGGACGTGCCGGCGGTGGAGGTCCTCGACGTGGAGCAGGTCGTGGTGCACGGGCACCTGGTGCTCGGCGTCGTCGTCGGGGCCCTGCCGGGCGACGGCGCGCCCGTCGTCGACCAGGCAGAGTTCCTGGCCTCCCTGCGCCGCACCGCCGACGTCGTCGCCGCAGCGGTCGGGGTGGACGTCACCGTGGAGCCGGCATCCGGGCCGGCCGCGGTCGGCCCGGACGCCGGCCGGCCGCACCACGTGATCGTGCTGGGTCGCCCGGTGCCGCCCCAGGCGGTGGCCGGCGCCGCGCAGGCCGTGGCGGGCATCGGCGGCAACATCGACGCCATCCGGCGGCTGTCGGACTACCCGGTCACCAGCTTCGAGCTCACCGTCTCGGGGGCCGAGGCCACGGCGCTGCGCACCGCGCTCGCCTCGGTGGCGGCCTCCACCGGAGCGGACATCGCCGTCGAGCAGGTGGGCCTCGCGCGGCGCAGCAAGCGGCTGATCGTGCTCGACGTCGACTCCACCCTGGTCCGGGGCGAGGTGATCGACGAGCTCGCCGCCCGCGCCGGACGGGCCGCGGAGGTCGCCCGCATCACGGCGGCGGCGATGAACGGCGAGCTCGACTTCGCCGAGTCGCTGCGCGCCCGCGTCGCCGTGCTGGCCGGGCTGCCCGAGGAGGTCCTCGACGAGGTGCGTCAGCACCTCGTGCTCACGCCGGGCGCGCGGACGCTCATCCGGACGCTGCAGCGCCTCGGCTTCCGCTGCGGGATCGTCAGCGGCGGCTTCACGCAGATCACCGATCCGCTGGCCGAGAGCCTCGGGCTGGACTTCGCCGCGGCCAACACCCTGGAGGTCGTCGACGGCCGGTTGACCGGCGGGCTGGTCGGGGAGATCGTCGACCGGCCGGGCAAGGCCCGGGCGCTGACCCGGTTCGCCGCGCAGTACGGCATCCCGCTGGACCAGACGGTGGCCGTCGGCGACGGCGCGAACGACCTCGACATGCTGAACACCGCCGGCCTGGGCATCGCCTTCAACGCCAAGCCTTTCGTGCGCGAGCAAGCCCACACCGCGCTGAACCAGCCCTACCTGGACGCCGTCCTGCAGGTGCTCGGGTTCACCCGCGACGAGGTCCTGGACGCGGTGTGA
- a CDS encoding isochorismatase family protein, which produces MTRALIVVDVQNDFCEGGSLAVAGGAAVAAAITEHVRSVGYDHVVATRDHHIDPGHHFAAAPDFVETWPGHCVVGTGGVELHPALDRGPIEAVFDKGEYAAAYSGFEGTADGVGLADWLRGRGVGSVDVVGIATDHCVRATALDAVAAGFTTRVLLPLTAGVSPATTEAALDQLRTAGVELAGAVHGS; this is translated from the coding sequence ATGACCCGCGCACTGATCGTCGTCGACGTGCAGAACGACTTCTGCGAGGGCGGCAGCCTGGCCGTGGCCGGCGGCGCCGCGGTCGCGGCCGCGATCACCGAGCACGTCCGCTCGGTGGGCTACGACCACGTCGTGGCGACGCGCGACCACCACATCGACCCCGGGCACCACTTCGCCGCGGCGCCGGACTTCGTGGAGACCTGGCCGGGGCACTGCGTCGTGGGCACCGGCGGCGTGGAGCTGCACCCCGCACTGGATCGCGGCCCGATCGAGGCGGTGTTCGACAAGGGCGAGTACGCCGCCGCCTACTCGGGCTTCGAGGGGACGGCGGACGGGGTCGGGCTGGCCGACTGGCTGCGCGGCCGGGGCGTCGGGTCGGTCGACGTCGTCGGCATCGCCACCGACCACTGCGTCCGCGCCACCGCGCTGGACGCCGTCGCCGCCGGGTTCACCACCCGCGTGCTGCTCCCGCTCACCGCCGGGGTCTCGCCGGCGACCACCGAGGCGGCCTTGGACCAGCTCCGCACCGCCGGCGTGGAGCTGGCAGGAGCAGTCCACGGTTCGTGA
- a CDS encoding nicotinate phosphoribosyltransferase gives MPTATALLTDRYELTMLAAALADGTADRDCVFEVFARRLPHGRRYGVVAGTGRLLEALPGFRFGDEELATLRAQGLTDTRLLDWLAGFRFSGDVDGYAEGELFFPGSPVLTVRASFGEGVLLETLALSILNHDSAIASAAARMVAAACERPCIEMGSRRTHEEAAVAAARAAHLVGFGASSNLEAGRRYGVPTTGTSAHAFTLLHDDERAAFRAQVDTLGVGTTLLVDTYDVEQGIRTAIEVAGPELGAIRLDSGDLPTLATRARQLLDELGATGTRVIVTSDLDEYAIAGLMAAPVDGYGVGTSLVTGSGAPTAGMVYKLVERDGVPVAKRSEGKNSVGGRKSAVRRHAADGTATAEVVSSGGIEPQEGDRDLVLPLVREGELCDPASPGQMLQRARQHHARVREALPAEAWALSRGEPALETLTA, from the coding sequence ATGCCGACGGCTACCGCGCTGCTCACCGACCGCTACGAGCTGACGATGCTGGCCGCGGCGCTGGCCGACGGCACGGCCGACCGGGACTGCGTGTTCGAGGTGTTCGCCCGCCGGCTCCCCCACGGCCGCCGGTACGGGGTGGTCGCCGGCACCGGGCGGCTGCTCGAGGCCCTGCCGGGGTTCCGCTTCGGCGACGAGGAGCTGGCGACGCTCCGGGCCCAGGGGCTGACCGACACCCGGCTGCTGGACTGGCTGGCCGGCTTCCGCTTCAGCGGGGACGTCGACGGATACGCCGAGGGAGAGCTGTTCTTCCCCGGCTCCCCCGTGCTCACCGTCCGTGCGTCGTTCGGCGAGGGCGTCCTGCTGGAGACCCTGGCCCTGTCGATCCTCAACCACGACTCCGCCATCGCCTCGGCCGCCGCCCGCATGGTGGCCGCCGCCTGCGAGCGGCCGTGCATCGAGATGGGCTCGCGGCGCACCCACGAGGAGGCCGCGGTCGCCGCCGCCCGCGCCGCCCACCTGGTCGGCTTCGGGGCCAGCTCGAACCTGGAGGCCGGCCGGCGTTACGGCGTCCCCACGACCGGCACGAGCGCGCACGCCTTCACGCTGCTGCACGACGACGAGCGCGCGGCCTTCCGCGCCCAGGTGGACACCCTCGGGGTGGGCACCACGCTGCTGGTGGACACCTACGACGTCGAGCAGGGCATCCGGACGGCGATCGAGGTGGCCGGCCCGGAGCTCGGCGCGATCCGGCTGGACTCCGGCGACCTCCCGACGCTCGCGACCCGCGCCCGCCAGCTGCTCGACGAGCTCGGCGCCACCGGCACCCGGGTGATCGTCACCAGCGACCTCGACGAGTACGCCATCGCCGGCCTGATGGCCGCACCCGTGGACGGTTACGGCGTGGGGACGTCGCTGGTCACCGGCTCGGGTGCGCCCACGGCCGGCATGGTCTACAAGCTGGTGGAGCGGGACGGCGTCCCGGTCGCGAAGCGGTCCGAGGGCAAGAACTCCGTGGGCGGCCGCAAGTCCGCGGTCCGCCGGCACGCGGCCGACGGCACGGCCACCGCCGAGGTCGTCAGCAGTGGGGGGATCGAACCGCAGGAGGGTGACCGCGACCTGGTGCTGCCCCTCGTCCGCGAGGGGGAGCTGTGCGACCCGGCCTCCCCCGGCCAGATGCTGCAGCGCGCCCGGCAGCACCACGCGCGGGTGCGGGAGGCCCTGCCCGCCGAGGCCTGGGCGCTGTCCCGTGGCGAGCCCGCCTTGGAGACGCTGACCGCCTGA
- the clpS gene encoding ATP-dependent Clp protease adapter ClpS, which translates to MAGPIAPTRAPETTEEELGDLDRPWVTIVWNDPVNLMTYVTFVLQELFGYDEPTATALMLQVHHDGRAIVSSGPRERMEHDTSRLHAYGLWASYQRDS; encoded by the coding sequence GTGGCCGGACCGATCGCCCCGACCCGGGCCCCCGAGACGACCGAGGAAGAACTCGGTGACCTGGACCGGCCGTGGGTGACCATCGTCTGGAACGACCCGGTCAACCTCATGACGTACGTGACGTTCGTGCTGCAGGAGCTGTTCGGCTACGACGAGCCGACGGCGACCGCGCTCATGCTGCAGGTGCACCACGACGGCCGGGCGATCGTCAGCTCGGGCCCCCGGGAGCGGATGGAGCACGACACCAGCCGGCTGCACGCCTACGGGCTGTGGGCCAGCTACCAGCGCGACTCGTGA
- a CDS encoding DUF2017 family protein translates to MKPFRSRGGRLVARLDPAETGIIGLLLDQLEQLLDADPADSTGDPVIARLFPAGHRSDAALAEDYRGLTEQSLRGGKSDDLATVRATLPDGGGEVRLDTDQAGAWLRTSNDLRLALGTRLDISEESEPPEEIVDEGDHQLAVYYWLTALQGSLVDALVAARAGRR, encoded by the coding sequence GTGAAGCCGTTCCGTTCCCGTGGGGGCCGGCTGGTCGCCCGCCTGGACCCGGCGGAGACCGGCATCATCGGGCTGCTGCTCGACCAGCTGGAGCAGCTGCTCGACGCCGACCCGGCCGACAGCACCGGCGACCCGGTGATCGCCCGGCTGTTCCCGGCGGGGCACCGCTCGGACGCCGCGCTGGCCGAGGACTACCGCGGCCTGACCGAGCAGTCGCTGCGCGGTGGCAAGTCCGACGACCTCGCCACCGTGCGCGCCACGCTGCCCGACGGCGGAGGAGAGGTCCGGCTGGACACCGACCAGGCCGGCGCCTGGCTGCGCACCAGCAACGACCTGCGGCTGGCCCTGGGCACGCGGCTGGACATCAGCGAGGAGTCCGAGCCGCCGGAGGAGATCGTCGACGAGGGCGACCACCAGCTGGCGGTCTACTACTGGCTCACCGCGCTGCAGGGGTCGCTCGTCGACGCGCTGGTCGCCGCTCGCGCCGGCCGAAGGTGA
- a CDS encoding M67 family metallopeptidase: MLRIDRATYDAIVAHARKDHPDEACGVVAGPEGTERPERFVPMLNAARSPTFYEFDSADLLALYRDMDDRDEWPVVVYHSHTATEAYPSRTDIGYASGPAADPRTHYVLVSTRHHGPETGLAGDEVEFRSYRIVDGEVSEEEVEIVESYLFGHSPTTVVYD; encoded by the coding sequence GTGCTGCGCATCGACCGCGCGACCTACGACGCCATCGTGGCCCACGCCCGGAAGGACCATCCGGACGAGGCATGCGGCGTCGTCGCCGGGCCCGAGGGGACCGAGCGTCCCGAGCGCTTCGTCCCGATGCTCAACGCGGCGCGGTCGCCGACGTTCTACGAGTTCGACAGCGCCGACCTGCTGGCCCTGTACCGGGACATGGACGACCGGGACGAGTGGCCCGTCGTCGTCTACCACTCGCACACCGCCACCGAGGCCTACCCGTCGCGCACCGACATCGGGTACGCGTCGGGCCCCGCTGCCGACCCCCGCACGCACTACGTGCTGGTGTCCACCCGCCACCACGGCCCCGAGACCGGCCTGGCCGGTGACGAGGTGGAGTTCCGCAGCTACCGCATCGTCGACGGGGAGGTGTCGGAGGAGGAGGTCGAGATCGTCGAGTCCTACCTCTTCGGGCACTCGCCGACGACGGTCGTCTACGACTGA
- a CDS encoding MoaD/ThiS family protein, which yields MAIEVRIPTILRTHTGGDKTVEGSGDTLAALIDDLDSKHSGLKNRLVTEEGKLHRFVNVYVNDEDVRFTGALDTQVKDGDSVTILPAVAGGC from the coding sequence ATGGCCATCGAGGTCCGGATCCCGACCATCCTGCGCACCCACACCGGCGGCGACAAGACCGTCGAGGGCAGCGGGGACACCCTGGCCGCACTCATCGACGACCTCGACAGCAAGCACTCGGGTCTGAAGAACCGCCTCGTCACCGAGGAGGGCAAGCTGCACCGCTTCGTCAACGTCTACGTCAACGACGAGGACGTGCGCTTCACCGGCGCCCTGGACACCCAGGTCAAGGACGGCGACTCGGTGACGATCCTCCCGGCGGTCGCGGGCGGCTGCTGA
- a CDS encoding cysteine synthase gives MARFASLVDSLGGTPLVGLPNLSPTSDVRLWAKLEDHNPTGSIKDRAAIRMIEAAEKEGLLRPGSTILEPTSGNTGISLAMVARQRGYELICVMPENTSVERRQLLEMYGARIISSPAAGGSNQAVAVAKELAAEHDDWVMLYQYGNPANALAHYEGTGPEILADLPSITHFVAGLGTTGTLMGVSRYLREHKPGVQVIAAEPRYGELVYGLRNIDEGFIPELYDASLLDSRFSVGPEDAIHRTRQLVEREGVFAGISTGAILHAALGIADKEVAAGRSADIVFIVCDGGWKYLSTGAYAGTLEEATSALEGQLWA, from the coding sequence ATGGCCCGCTTCGCCTCCCTCGTCGACTCGCTCGGCGGCACCCCGCTGGTGGGGCTGCCGAACCTCTCGCCGACCTCGGACGTGCGCCTGTGGGCCAAGCTCGAGGACCACAACCCCACCGGCTCCATCAAGGACCGCGCCGCGATCAGGATGATCGAGGCCGCCGAGAAGGAGGGGCTGCTGCGGCCCGGCTCGACGATCCTCGAGCCGACCAGCGGCAACACCGGCATCTCGCTGGCCATGGTGGCCCGCCAGCGCGGCTACGAGCTCATCTGCGTGATGCCGGAGAACACCTCGGTGGAGCGCCGCCAGCTGCTGGAGATGTACGGCGCCCGGATCATCTCCTCTCCGGCCGCCGGCGGCTCCAACCAGGCCGTCGCCGTCGCCAAGGAGCTCGCGGCCGAGCACGACGACTGGGTGATGCTCTACCAGTACGGCAACCCGGCGAACGCGCTCGCGCACTACGAGGGCACCGGCCCGGAGATCCTCGCCGATCTGCCGTCGATCACCCACTTCGTCGCGGGCCTGGGCACCACCGGCACGCTGATGGGCGTCTCCCGGTACCTGCGCGAGCACAAGCCCGGTGTGCAGGTGATCGCCGCGGAGCCGCGCTACGGGGAGCTGGTCTACGGGCTGCGCAACATCGACGAGGGTTTCATCCCCGAGCTCTACGACGCCTCGCTGCTGGACTCGCGGTTCTCCGTGGGCCCGGAGGACGCGATCCACCGCACCCGCCAGCTGGTGGAGCGCGAGGGCGTCTTCGCGGGCATCTCCACCGGCGCGATCCTGCACGCGGCCCTCGGCATCGCCGACAAGGAGGTCGCGGCGGGCCGGTCGGCCGACATCGTCTTCATCGTGTGCGACGGCGGCTGGAAGTACCTCTCCACCGGCGCCTACGCGGGCACCCTCGAGGAGGCCACCTCGGCGCTCGAGGGTCAGCTCTGGGCCTAG
- the murI gene encoding glutamate racemase: MVTQPGADAPIGIFDSGVGGLTVARAVLDQLPGEAVRYIGDTANGPYGPLPIAEVRRHSLAVMDELVESGVKMLVVACNSASAASLRDARERYDVPVVEVILPAARRAIAATRNGRIGVIGTQATVTSGAYDDAFAAAPHVSVTSAACPSFVDFVERGVTSGRQLLGLAQSYLDPLLAAGVDTVVLGCTHYPLLTGVLSVVLGDGVTLVSSAEETAKDVYRVLTRADLLRDPGAAPPQHVFLATGDPEPFARLGRRFLGPEVGAVLGAGRVGAA, translated from the coding sequence ATGGTGACCCAGCCCGGAGCCGACGCACCGATCGGCATCTTCGACTCAGGGGTCGGCGGGCTCACCGTCGCCCGTGCGGTGCTCGACCAGTTGCCCGGCGAGGCGGTCCGCTACATCGGGGACACCGCGAACGGCCCGTACGGCCCGCTGCCCATCGCCGAGGTGCGCCGGCACTCCCTCGCGGTGATGGACGAACTCGTCGAGAGCGGGGTCAAGATGCTCGTCGTCGCCTGCAACTCGGCCAGCGCCGCCTCGCTGCGTGACGCCCGCGAGCGGTACGACGTCCCGGTCGTGGAGGTGATCCTCCCTGCCGCGCGCCGGGCCATCGCCGCCACCCGCAACGGCCGGATCGGCGTCATCGGCACCCAGGCGACCGTCACCAGCGGCGCCTACGACGATGCGTTCGCCGCCGCGCCGCACGTGTCGGTCACCTCGGCGGCGTGCCCGAGCTTCGTCGACTTCGTCGAGCGGGGGGTCACCAGCGGCCGGCAGCTCCTGGGCCTGGCGCAGTCCTACCTCGACCCGCTGCTGGCAGCCGGCGTGGACACCGTCGTCCTGGGCTGCACCCACTACCCGCTGCTCACCGGCGTGCTGTCGGTCGTCCTGGGCGACGGCGTGACCCTGGTATCCAGCGCCGAGGAGACCGCCAAGGACGTCTACCGGGTGCTCACCCGCGCCGATCTGCTCCGCGACCCCGGCGCCGCGCCGCCGCAGCACGTCTTCCTCGCCACCGGCGACCCCGAGCCCTTCGCCCGGCTGGGGCGCCGGTTCCTCGGCCCCGAGGTCGGTGCGGTCCTCGGTGCCGGACGGGTGGGGGCCGCGTGA
- a CDS encoding MBL fold metallo-hydrolase codes for MRLTVVGCCGSGPGPDSPASCYLVEHDGFRLVVDLGNGSFGALQGLIDPGSVDAVFLSHLHADHCLDVAPFVVWHRYSGRSPGSLVPLYAPVGAERRLALAYDFDGDGLTDVFDFVPVGPGTLTIGPFEVALARTAHPIETYAIRLTAGGRSLVYTGDTGPCDRVVGLARGADVLLAEAAHPDDLPEQPPGLHLTGRQAAQHAADAEVGRLLLTHIPAWVDHIGQLLAASSVFPETELVRPGAVYEL; via the coding sequence GTGAGGCTCACCGTCGTGGGCTGCTGCGGAAGCGGCCCCGGGCCCGACTCGCCCGCCTCCTGCTACCTGGTCGAGCACGACGGCTTCCGGTTGGTGGTCGACCTCGGCAACGGCTCCTTCGGCGCCCTGCAGGGGCTGATCGACCCGGGCAGCGTCGACGCGGTCTTCCTCTCGCACCTGCACGCCGACCACTGCCTCGACGTCGCCCCGTTCGTGGTGTGGCACCGCTACTCGGGCCGCTCGCCCGGCTCGCTGGTGCCGCTGTACGCACCGGTGGGCGCCGAACGCCGGCTGGCCCTCGCCTACGACTTCGACGGCGACGGGCTCACCGACGTCTTCGACTTCGTCCCGGTCGGCCCCGGAACGCTCACCATCGGCCCGTTCGAGGTGGCGCTGGCCCGCACGGCCCATCCCATCGAGACCTACGCCATCCGGCTCACCGCCGGCGGTCGCTCGCTGGTCTACACCGGCGACACCGGCCCGTGCGACCGGGTGGTCGGGCTGGCGCGAGGGGCCGACGTGCTGCTCGCCGAGGCGGCCCACCCCGACGACCTCCCGGAGCAGCCGCCGGGCCTGCACCTCACCGGTCGGCAGGCCGCGCAGCACGCCGCCGATGCGGAGGTCGGGCGGCTGCTGCTCACGCACATCCCCGCCTGGGTCGACCACATCGGGCAGCTGTTGGCGGCCAGCTCGGTGTTCCCCGAGACCGAGCTGGTGCGTCCGGGAGCGGTCTACGAGCTGTAG